Part of the Citrobacter sp. Marseille-Q6884 genome, TCAGGTTTTTCGTTGAGGCATTTTCCGGTACGTGCAGGCTAACCACGTCGCTCATATTCAGCAGATCGGAAAGATGCTGTACCTGGGTGGCGTTACCCAGCGGGAGTTTATTTTCAATATCGTAGAAATAGACGTGCATCCCCAGCGATTCCGCCAGAATGCCCAACTGGGTACCGATATGACCGTAACCGATAATCCCCAGTTTTTTACCGCGCGCTTCAAAAGAACCGGTAGCCAGTTTATTCCAGACGCCACGGTGCGCTTTGGCATTGGCCTCTGGCACACCACGAAGCAGCAGCAGCAGCTCGCCAATCACCAGTTCAGCCACGGAACGGGTGTTAGAGAATGGCGCGTTGAACACGGGGATCCCGCGTTTGGCGGCGGCACCAAGATCAACCTGGTTGGTGCCAATACAGAAGCAGCCAATCGCCACCAGTTTCTCTGCTGCCTCAATCACATCTTCAGTCAGATGGGTACGGGATCGCAGGCCAATGAAATGGGCATCACGGATGGACTCTTTCAGTTGTTCAGTGTCCAGAGCGCCTTTATGAAACTCGATGTTGGTGTAACCTGCCGCACGAAGGCTTTCCAGTGCTTTCTGATGCACGCCTTCAACCAGCAGAAATTTAATCTTGTCTTTCTCCAGCGATACCTTTCCCATTTACCCGACCCTGTCTTTTTTTGTTCAAACTGATGTGTTGTGTGTGGGATTTTCATCCTCCTCTTCAACATATCAAAAAATAATATTGCGGCAATATGAACGTTTGCGTCGACATTCTGAGGAAATGTTATTCAGCGGGAAATGTCAGAGGAAAATACTGGTGATAACTTTTTCTTTGGAGGGATCGGCAGGACAAGATTGAAAACGTGACAGAAGTCACCAAATTTGCCCTGCCAAAATTTTTTTAACGGCAGAAGACGCTTCCGTCAGATCATTTTACGATAGTTTTCACGCCATCAGCCGTACCGATCAGCGCCACGTCCGCACCACGATTGGCAAACAGGCCTACGGTCACAACGCCTGGGATCGCATTAATGGCGTTTTCCATCGCAATAGCGTCGAGGATCTCCAGACCATGCACATCGAGGATCACATTGCCGTTGTCCGTCACCACACCCTGACGGTATTCAGGACGACCACCCAGTTTCACTAACTGGCGAGCAACGGCGCTACGTGCCATCGGAATCACTTCTACCGGCAGCGGGAAGCTACCGAGAATATCGACCTCTTTAGAGGCATCAGCGATGCAGATAAATTTCTTTGCCACTGAAGCGATGATTTTTTCACGGGTCAGCGCCGCGCCGCCGCCTTTGATCATCTGCATGTGGCCGTTAATTTCATCTGCGCCATCAACATAGACGCCCAGGCTGTCCACTTCGTTAAGATCGAACACGTGGATACCGAGGCTTTTAAGTTTTTCGGTCGATGCGTCCGAGCTGGACACTGCGCCTTCAATCTGACCTTTCATTGTGCCCAGCGCATCAATAAAGTGTGCGGCTGTTGAACCTGTACCTACGCCCACAATGGTACCGGGCTGTACATACTGAAGTGCCGCCCATCCTACTGCTTTTTTCAGTTCATCCTGCGTCATGATCGTTTCGCCTGTGGTGTGAAAATTCACGCGCATTATAGAACATTGTGCAGAAAAATGTCCCCACACCCGCTTGCTGGCGGCGGATTTCATCTTTACCCAACCTAAATTTATGTCATAGTGCAGAACAAATAAAAATTTCAGGAGTGCGTCAGAGCAATGAAACGTCCGGACTACAGAACACTACAAGCACTGGATGCGGTTATTCGTGAACGAGGATTTGAGCGCGCTGCGCAAAAGCTGTGCATCACGCAATCCGCGGTTTCACAACGCATAAAACAGCTTGAGAATATGTTCGGACAACCGCTGCTGGTACGTACCGTCCCTCCTCGTCCTACAGAACAAGGGCAAAAACTGCTGGCGCTTTTGCGTCAGGTGGAACTGCTGGAAGACGAATGGCTCGGTGATGAACAAACGGGCTCTACGCCGCTGCTGCTCTCGCTGGCGGTCAACGCCGACAGTCTGGCCACCTGGTTACTGCCAGCGCTGGCCCCGGTGCTGGCAAACTCGCCGATTCGTCTGAACCTGCAGGTTGAAGATGAAACGCGCACCCAGGAGCGTCTGCGTCGCGGTGAAGTGGTCGGTGCGGTGAGTATCCAGCACCAGGCGCTGCCAAGCTGCCTGGTGGATAAACTCGGCGCGCTGGACTACCTGTTTGTCGGTTCTAAAGCCTTTGCCGAACGTTATTTCCCCAATGGCGTCACGCGTTCAGCCCTGCTGAAAGCGCCAGCGGTTGCGTTTGACCACCTCGACGATATGCACCAGGCCTTCTTGCAACAAAACTTCGACCTGCCGCCGGGCAGCGTGCCGTGTCATATCGTTAACTCGTCTGAAGCCTTTGTGCAGCTGGCGCGTCAGGGCACCACCTGCTGTATGATCCCGCACTTACAGATTGAAAAAGAGCTGGAAAGCGGTGAGCTTATCGACTTAACGCCGGGGCTGTTCCAGCGTCGTATGCTTTACTGGCACCGCTTTGCGCCAGAGAGCCGCATGATGCGCAATGTCACCGATGCGCTGCTGGAATACGGACACAACGTGCTGCGCCAGGATTAAACGCGCTATTACCGCTGAGTGCCGGACAAGCTTCGCTTATCCGGCCTACATGTTCCCTACCGCCTTCTCCATTTCCCCAGCCACTTCCTTGAAATAAATCACAAAATTAAAATCTTTCACGCGGCAAAAAACGACGCCCTGTTGGCTATTTTTTGCTGGCGACAAGCCGAATGAAAAAGCTCACCGTAATCGCAAAGATTCAACTAATTGCGTAATACGGAGCAAAAAATGGCAAACGTGCAGGATTGGCAAACACTCGCCAATAAAGAACTCAGCAGACGGGAAAAAACCGTCGAATCACTGGAACGACAAACGGCAGAAGGGATTGTCATCAAGCCGCTGTACACCGAAGCAGACCTCGATAATCTGGAAGTGACTGGCACCCTACCCGGCCTGCCGCCTTACGTACGTGGCCCGCGCGCAACCATGTATACCGCGCAGCCGTGGACAATTCGCCAGTACGCCGGTTTCTCCACCGCCAAAGAGTCCAACGCCTTTTACCGCCGCAATCTTGCCGCAGGGCAAAAAGGGCTTTCCGTTGCCTTCGACCTCGCCACCCACCGTGGCTATGACTCTGACAACCCACGCGTAGCGGGCGATGTGGGTAAAGCCGGTGTGGCGATTGATACCGTCGAAGATATGAAGGTACTGTTTGACCAAATCCCGCTGGATAAAATGTCCGTGTCGATGACCATGAACGGCGCGGTGTTGCCGGTGATGGCGTTTTATGTTGTGGCGGCAGAAGAGCAAGGGGTATCCCCCGAAAAACTGACCGGGACAATCCAGAACGATATCCTGAAAGAGTACCTGTGCCGCAATACCTATATTTACCCACCGAAGCCCTCAATGCGCATTATCGCCGACATCATCGCCTGGTGTTCAGGCAATATGCCGCGCTTTAATACCATCAGCATCAGCGGTTATCACATGGGCGAAGCGGGAGCCAACTGCGTTCAGCAGGTGGCATTTACGCTCGCCGATGGTATCGAATACATTAAAGCGGCGCTTTCTGCCGGGCTGAAAATCGATGATTTTGCCCCACGCCTGTCGTTCTTCTTCGGCATTGGCATGGATCTGTTTATGAACGTCGCCATGCTGCGCGCGGCTCGCTATCTGTGGAGCGAAGCGGTCAGCAGTTTTGGCGCATCCGATCCAAAATCATTAGCGCTGCGTACCCACTGCCAGACCTCAGGCTGGAGCCTGACAGAGCAAGATCCCTACAACAACGTGGTACGCACTACCATCGAAGCCCTCGGCGCCACGCTCGGCGGTACACAGTCGTTACATACCAACGCCTTTGATGAAGCCCTCGGTCTGCCAACAGATTTCTCCGCACGTATCGCGCGTAACACGCAGATCATTATCCAGGAAGAGTCAGAGATCTGCCGCACCGTAGATCCGCTGGCAGGATCGTATTACGTCGAATCGTTGACCGATCAAATCGTGAAGCAGGCGCGCGCCATTATCCAGCAGATCGATGAAGCAGGCGGGATGGCCAAAGCGATCGAAGCAGGATTGCCAAAACGTATGATCGAGGAGGCTTCCGCGCGTGAACAATCCCTGATTGATCAAGGCAAGCGCGTCATCGTTGGGGTTAATAAGTACAAACTGGATAAAGAAGACGAAACGCCAGTACTGGAAATCGACAACGTTAAAGTCCGCAACGAACAGATCGCCTCACTGAAGCACATCCGCGCCACCCGTGACGAGGCGGCGGTCAACGCGGCACTCAATGCGCTCACCCACGCCGCACAGCACAATGAAAACCTGCTGGCTGCCGCCATCAGCGCTGCCCGCGTTCGCGCCACCCTTGGTGAAATCTCTGACGCGCTGGAAGCCGCCTTCGACCGCTATCTGGTGCCAAGCCAGTGCGTCACCGGGGTTATTGCGCAAAGCTACCACCAGTCCGACAAATCCGCCGGTGAGTTTGATGCCATCCTTGCGCAAACCGAACAATTTCTGGCGGAGAACGGACGTCGCCCTCGTATTCTGATCGCCAAGATGGGTCAGGATGGTCACGATCGCGGCGCAAAAGTGATTGCCAGCGCCTACTCCGATCTGGGGTTCGATGTTGATCTCAGCCCGATGTTCTCCACACCCGAAGAGATCGCTCGTCTGGCCGTTGAGAATGATGTGCACGTGGTTGGCGCATCTTCGCTGGCTGCAGGTCACAAGACGCTGATCCCGGAACTGGTTGCCGCACTGAAGCAATGGGGACGCGAGGACATTTGCGTCATTGCGGGTGGCGTCATTCCGCCCCAGGACTATGCCTTCCTGCAAGAGCGTGGCGTGGCCGCGATTTATGGTCCGGGTACGCCAATGCTCGACAGCGTCCGCGATGTGTTAAACCGGATCAGTCAGCATCATGATTAACGCCGCCACGCTGACAGATAGCGTCCGGCGCTTGCGCCTGGGTGAACGCGCCACGCTCGCTCAGGCGATGACGCTGGTTGAGAGTCAACTTCCACGTCACCAGGCGCTGAGTACGCAATTGCTGGACACCATCATGCCGTTTACCGGTAATGCCTTGCGCTTAGGGATCACCGGTACACCGGGCGCCGGGAAAAGCACGTTTCTGGAAGCCTTCGGTATGTTGCTGATCCGTAAGGGTCTGCGGGTGGCGGTGATCGCCGTCGATCCCAGCAGCCCGGTCAGCGGCGGCAGCATTCTGGGTGACAAAACCCGGATGACGGAACTGGCGCGCGCAGAGGCGGCGTTTATTCGCCCGGTACCATCCAGCGGTCATTTAGGGGGCGCCAGCCAGCGCGCTCGTGAATTGATGCTGCTGTGCGAAGCCGCAGGGTTCGATGTGGTGATTGTCGAAACCGTCGGCGTCGGGCAGTCCGAAACCGAAGTGGCGCGCATGGTCGATTGCTTTATCTCACTGCAGATCGCCGGGGGCGGCGACGATCTGCAGGGGATCAAAAAAGGGATCATGGAGATGGCCGATCTGATTGTCATCAACAAGGATGACGGTGATAACCGGGCCAGCGTTGCCATCGCCTGCCATATGTATGAATCCGCTCTGCATATTCTGCGGCGCAAGTATGACGAGTGGCAGCCTCGGGCACTGGCCTGTAGCGCCCTCGAGAAACGTGGCATTGAAGAGATCTGGCAGGCCATAACCGACTTCAAAACATGCCTAACCACCAGCGGTCGACTGGAAAAAGTCCGTCAGCAACAAGCGGTAGATTGGTTACAAAAACAGGCCGAAGAAGAGGCACTGCATCTGTTGTTTGCCCGTACTGATTTTGAGCGTTATTTCCAGCAAACACTGCAGTCAGTCAAAAACAGTGATCTTTCGCCGCGCACCGGTCTGCGAAATATCAGCGAATTTATCCAGCATCATTACTTTAAATAAAGAGAACATTATGTCTTATCAATACGTCAACGTTGTCATCATCCAGAAAGTTGCGGTCATTGAGTTCAACTATGCTCGCAAACTCAACGCCCTCAGCAAGGTGTTTATTGACGATCTTTTGCAGGCATTGAGCGACCTCAATCGCCCGGAAATTCGCTGCATTATTCTGCGCGCGCCGAGCGGAGCAAAAGTGTTCTCTGCCGGGCATGACATTCATGAACTCCCTACCGGACGCCGCGATCCGCTCTCCTATGACGATCCGCTGCGTCAGATCACCCGCATGATCCAAAAATACCCGAAACCGGTGATCTCCATGGTTGAAGGCAGCGTCTGGGGCGGTGCGTTTGAGATGATCATGAGCTCCGATCTGATCATCGCTGCGGAAACCTCCACCTTCTCAATGACCCCGGTCAACCTTGGCGTCCCGTACAACCTGGTGGGCATTCACAACCTGACCCGCGATGCCGGGTTCCACATCGTGAAAGAGCTGATTTTTACCGCCTCGCCCATCACAGCGCAACGAGCCATGGCAGTCGGGATTCTCAACCATGTGGTCGCGGCCGACGAACTGGAAGATTTCACCTTACAAATGGCGCACCACATCTCGGAAAAAGCGCCCCTGGCGATTGCCGTCATCAAAGAAGAGCTGCGCGTGTTGGGTGAAGCGCACACCATGAATTCCGATGAATTTGAGCGGATCCAGGGTATGCGCCGTGCGGTGTATGACAGCGAGGACTATCAGGAAGGGATGGCCGCGTTTATGGAAAAACGTAAACCTAACTTTGTCGGTCATTAATCACTCCCGCAGACAGGAGATCGCCATGAAACGGATGAGTGCCGAAGCCGCGGCAGAAATTATCCAGCACG contains:
- the serA gene encoding phosphoglycerate dehydrogenase is translated as MGKVSLEKDKIKFLLVEGVHQKALESLRAAGYTNIEFHKGALDTEQLKESIRDAHFIGLRSRTHLTEDVIEAAEKLVAIGCFCIGTNQVDLGAAAKRGIPVFNAPFSNTRSVAELVIGELLLLLRGVPEANAKAHRGVWNKLATGSFEARGKKLGIIGYGHIGTQLGILAESLGMHVYFYDIENKLPLGNATQVQHLSDLLNMSDVVSLHVPENASTKNLMGAQEIALMKPGALLINAARGTVVDIPALCDALATKHLAGAAIDVFPTEPATNSDPFTSPLCDFDNVILTPHIGGSTLEAQENIGLEVAGKLTKYSDNGSTLSAVNFPEVSLPLHGGRRLMHIHENRPGVLTALNQIFAEQGVNIAAQYLQTSAQVGYVVIDIEADEDVAEKALLAMKALPGTIRARLLY
- the rpiA gene encoding ribose-5-phosphate isomerase RpiA yields the protein MTQDELKKAVGWAALQYVQPGTIVGVGTGSTAAHFIDALGTMKGQIEGAVSSSDASTEKLKSLGIHVFDLNEVDSLGVYVDGADEINGHMQMIKGGGAALTREKIIASVAKKFICIADASKEVDILGSFPLPVEVIPMARSAVARQLVKLGGRPEYRQGVVTDNGNVILDVHGLEILDAIAMENAINAIPGVVTVGLFANRGADVALIGTADGVKTIVK
- the argP gene encoding LysR family transcriptional regulator ArgP translates to MKRPDYRTLQALDAVIRERGFERAAQKLCITQSAVSQRIKQLENMFGQPLLVRTVPPRPTEQGQKLLALLRQVELLEDEWLGDEQTGSTPLLLSLAVNADSLATWLLPALAPVLANSPIRLNLQVEDETRTQERLRRGEVVGAVSIQHQALPSCLVDKLGALDYLFVGSKAFAERYFPNGVTRSALLKAPAVAFDHLDDMHQAFLQQNFDLPPGSVPCHIVNSSEAFVQLARQGTTCCMIPHLQIEKELESGELIDLTPGLFQRRMLYWHRFAPESRMMRNVTDALLEYGHNVLRQD
- the scpA gene encoding methylmalonyl-CoA mutase, which gives rise to MANVQDWQTLANKELSRREKTVESLERQTAEGIVIKPLYTEADLDNLEVTGTLPGLPPYVRGPRATMYTAQPWTIRQYAGFSTAKESNAFYRRNLAAGQKGLSVAFDLATHRGYDSDNPRVAGDVGKAGVAIDTVEDMKVLFDQIPLDKMSVSMTMNGAVLPVMAFYVVAAEEQGVSPEKLTGTIQNDILKEYLCRNTYIYPPKPSMRIIADIIAWCSGNMPRFNTISISGYHMGEAGANCVQQVAFTLADGIEYIKAALSAGLKIDDFAPRLSFFFGIGMDLFMNVAMLRAARYLWSEAVSSFGASDPKSLALRTHCQTSGWSLTEQDPYNNVVRTTIEALGATLGGTQSLHTNAFDEALGLPTDFSARIARNTQIIIQEESEICRTVDPLAGSYYVESLTDQIVKQARAIIQQIDEAGGMAKAIEAGLPKRMIEEASAREQSLIDQGKRVIVGVNKYKLDKEDETPVLEIDNVKVRNEQIASLKHIRATRDEAAVNAALNALTHAAQHNENLLAAAISAARVRATLGEISDALEAAFDRYLVPSQCVTGVIAQSYHQSDKSAGEFDAILAQTEQFLAENGRRPRILIAKMGQDGHDRGAKVIASAYSDLGFDVDLSPMFSTPEEIARLAVENDVHVVGASSLAAGHKTLIPELVAALKQWGREDICVIAGGVIPPQDYAFLQERGVAAIYGPGTPMLDSVRDVLNRISQHHD
- the meaB gene encoding methylmalonyl Co-A mutase-associated GTPase MeaB, whose translation is MINAATLTDSVRRLRLGERATLAQAMTLVESQLPRHQALSTQLLDTIMPFTGNALRLGITGTPGAGKSTFLEAFGMLLIRKGLRVAVIAVDPSSPVSGGSILGDKTRMTELARAEAAFIRPVPSSGHLGGASQRARELMLLCEAAGFDVVIVETVGVGQSETEVARMVDCFISLQIAGGGDDLQGIKKGIMEMADLIVINKDDGDNRASVAIACHMYESALHILRRKYDEWQPRALACSALEKRGIEEIWQAITDFKTCLTTSGRLEKVRQQQAVDWLQKQAEEEALHLLFARTDFERYFQQTLQSVKNSDLSPRTGLRNISEFIQHHYFK
- the scpB gene encoding methylmalonyl-CoA decarboxylase translates to MSYQYVNVVIIQKVAVIEFNYARKLNALSKVFIDDLLQALSDLNRPEIRCIILRAPSGAKVFSAGHDIHELPTGRRDPLSYDDPLRQITRMIQKYPKPVISMVEGSVWGGAFEMIMSSDLIIAAETSTFSMTPVNLGVPYNLVGIHNLTRDAGFHIVKELIFTASPITAQRAMAVGILNHVVAADELEDFTLQMAHHISEKAPLAIAVIKEELRVLGEAHTMNSDEFERIQGMRRAVYDSEDYQEGMAAFMEKRKPNFVGH